CGTGTTATCAGTCAATTGAATTTGGCTTTTTTGGTTGTTTTAATTTTAACCGGGATTTCCCGGCGACTCACGGGGTGCGGCATCGCCGCATGGTTAAAAGTTAGTTTTTCAGGATGAACACAATGCATACATCCGAGTTGTTAAAACATATCTACGATATCAATCTGTCGTATTTGCTTCTTGCACAGCGCCTTATTAGCAGTGATAAAGCCTCAGCAATGTTTCGTTTGGGCGTGACCGAAGATATGGCCAATTCCCTGAGCGAATTAACCTTGCCACAAATGGTAAAACTGGCGGAAACCAATCAACTGATTTGCCAGTTCCGCTTTAGCGACAACCAAACCATTACCCGATTAACACAAGACTCTCGTGTGGATGATCTACAGCAAATTCATACTGGCATTTTGTTATCCACCCGCTTATTAAATGAGGTGTCCGCGATAGACGAGGCATCTCGCAAAAAAAGGGCGTAACAAAATGAGCGAAAAAAGTATTGTTCAGGAAGCCCGCGATATACAACTGGCGATGGAATTAATTACGCTTGGGGCAAGATTGCAGATGCTGGAAAGCGAAACGCAATTAAGCCGTGGCAGACTGATCAAACTGTATAAAGAGCTCCGTGGTAGCCCCCCGCCCAAAGGTATGCTGCCATTTTCTACCGACTGGTTTATGACGTGGGAGCAAAATATCCACGCTTCCATGTTTTGCAACGCCTGGCAGTTCTTACTGCGTAGCGGACTGTGTTCCGGTGTCGATGCCGTCATTAAGGCTTATCGCTTGTATCTGGAACAGTGCCCAGCCCAGGAGGGCGGCCCGCTGCTGGCGCTGACACGCGCCTGGACGCTGGTGCGTTTTGTTGAAAGTAACATGCTGGAATTGAGCCGTTGCAACTGCTGCGGTGGCAACTTTATTACCCACGCGCACCAGCCCGCAGGCAGCTTTGCCTGTAGTTTGTGCCAGCCGCCGTCGAGAGCGGTAAAAAGACGTAAACTTTCTACGAATACTGCCGATATTATTCCACAACTGCTGGATGAACAGGTCAAACAGGCCGTTTAACAGTTCGGTGTGGATAAACACTCCAGCAGCGATAAGCGATTATCGCTGCTTTTTTTGCTCCGCATCCGCTGTTATCACCTCTGATTTGTGATTCCTCGTCACATTTAACAGCAGAAGGATGTACTCGTGCTGATTGTAATAGGTTATCTGGTCGTAATTGCGACAGTATTCGGCGGCTATATGATGACCGGCGGTCATCTTGGCGCACTCTATCAACCAGCTGAATTTATCATCATTGGTGGAGCGGGCGTGGGGGCCTTTATCGTTGGGAATAACGGCAAGGCGATTAAAGCAACGGTAAAAGCGTTGCCATTACTTTTTCGCCGCTCGAAATACACCAAAAGCCTGTATATGGATCTCATGGCGCTGCTTTATCGCCTGATGGCGAAATCTCGTCAGCAGGGGATGTTTTCCCTTGAGCGTGATATTGAAAACCCAAAAGAGAGCGAAATATTCGCCAGCTACCCGCGTATTTTAGCCGACACCCTGATGCTCGATTTTATTATTGATTATCTGCGCTTGATCATCAGCGGAAATATGAACTCGTTCGAAATTGAAGCGCTCATGGACGAAGAGATTGAAACCCACGAAAGTGAGGCGGAAATACCGGCAAATAGCCTCGCCATTATGGGGGATTCTCTTCCGGCCTTCGGGATAGTCGCCGCGGTAATGGGCGTGGTGCACGCACTTGCCTCAGCCGACAGGCCCGCGGGTGAGCTGGGTGCATTAATTGCGCACGCCATGGTGGGTACCTTCC
This genomic window from Buttiauxella gaviniae contains:
- the flhD gene encoding flagellar transcriptional regulator FlhD, which encodes MHTSELLKHIYDINLSYLLLAQRLISSDKASAMFRLGVTEDMANSLSELTLPQMVKLAETNQLICQFRFSDNQTITRLTQDSRVDDLQQIHTGILLSTRLLNEVSAIDEASRKKRA
- the flhC gene encoding flagellar transcriptional regulator FlhC gives rise to the protein MSEKSIVQEARDIQLAMELITLGARLQMLESETQLSRGRLIKLYKELRGSPPPKGMLPFSTDWFMTWEQNIHASMFCNAWQFLLRSGLCSGVDAVIKAYRLYLEQCPAQEGGPLLALTRAWTLVRFVESNMLELSRCNCCGGNFITHAHQPAGSFACSLCQPPSRAVKRRKLSTNTADIIPQLLDEQVKQAV
- the motA gene encoding flagellar motor stator protein MotA — encoded protein: MLIVIGYLVVIATVFGGYMMTGGHLGALYQPAEFIIIGGAGVGAFIVGNNGKAIKATVKALPLLFRRSKYTKSLYMDLMALLYRLMAKSRQQGMFSLERDIENPKESEIFASYPRILADTLMLDFIIDYLRLIISGNMNSFEIEALMDEEIETHESEAEIPANSLAIMGDSLPAFGIVAAVMGVVHALASADRPAGELGALIAHAMVGTFLGILLAYGFISPLATVLRQKSAETTKMMQCVKVTLLSSLNGYAPPIAVEFGRKTLYSSERPSFVELEEHVRAVRSPNAPQRATEEEV